The stretch of DNA AGGTGCTGGGTGATGGCGCTGACGGCCACCTCCGAGTTGCGGCTGAGGATGGCCTCGTAGATCTGGCGGTGCTCCAGGCGAATATCGAGCACGTTGGGGTTTTGCTGGAGGGTCTGGATCCGCAGCAGGGCCATGGCGTCAAACAGTGAATCGAGCAGCGACACCAGCCGCCGATTGCCCGAGCTTTCGGCAATCAGGTGGTGAAACTGGTAGTCCACGTTGAGCAGCCCTTCGGGGGAGAGGCTGCCGTGGCTGTTGGCGGTGGCCCCCTCGGCCTGGGCCACGCAGAGGGCAATTGCCTCCAGCTGCTCCGCTGTGGCGTGGGTACAGGCCCCGGCCACCGCCAGGGCCTCCAGGGCCAGCCGACAGTCGTAGAGTTCTTCGGCATCGGCGGCAGTAATGGTGGTCCCCCGCAGCCCGCCGCTGACATCGGCGGTAACCAGCCCGTCCTGCTGGAGCTGGCGCAGCGCCTCGCGCAGGGGGGTGCGGCTCACCTGCAGCCACTCGGCCAACTGGGTTTCAACCAGGCGATCGCCTGGGGAGAGGTCGCCGGTCAAAATCGCCGAACGCAGCGCGTGGTACACCTGCTCGTAGAGCGACTTGCTGCGGTTGATGATCGGTGAAGAGGATAGAATCACAGGGGGTTTAACCTCTGGCGCAGGTGGAACACTGGCCGATGCCAGTGTACTGAATTTCTATAGACACCCAACCCTTCTTGCGCTATCCCCAGGGCATGGTGCCTGGGGCTAAGGCGCTATGCGGCGACTTCAATGTAGGCGGAGGTGGTAGAAGGTTGCGGAACGTCTAAGCCTTCTAGCTTGAGGCTTTCGAGATGAAACTCGATCGCTTCACGCATGTTGCTTTCTACCTCAGCCCGAGTCGTCCCAGTCGAAATACAGCCCGGTAAATCGGGGGAATAGGCCGAAAAGCCTGTCTCAGTTGGTTCAATGACGATCAAATATTGAGTCACGACTTAATTCCCGGTTGTTGCAAATCAGATCAAACACCTGGGCCATGGATATGCGGCCCGAGGTGTAGGGGTTGCTGTAGTAGGCGTCAAACTGCTGCTCGATGTAGTCCCAGTCGTGGCGGTAAAGGCCGATGCGGACCTCGCGCAGAAACTCGTCCTCGGTTTGAAAATAGCGCAGGCTCTGGTTCCAGCCGTGGGTGCGAATCGGTAGCCTGGTCTGCACCGCCCTGACCATGGGCTCAAAGCGACCCTGGTGAATGGCGTCGCGGGTAGCAATTTCGACCAGCAGCGGGTGGCACTGAGGGCCGTAGGTGGTGTGGGTAACCAGCAGGCGTTTGCCGTTCAGGCGAGTTATGAGCGGGTTGAGCAGATGCGGCCCCGCAAGGCTGGGCTTTTCGGCGCTCTCAAAATAGAGGTTGAGGCAGTCGAGCAGCTTTGCCTTGCCGATCGGGGCATAAATGATGGAATACAGCTGCACCAACTCGCGCTCGCGGTCGGCAAGCTTTTGGTAGGACTGCACCAGATTGGCGCGGAGGGCGGCGGCGGTTGGGGAAGATGGCATGGTTCGGCGATCGCAGCAAACTGATCGTTAAACCCAGTGTATTAGCGATCGCTGGTCCAGTCTGCGTCCCGTGACCAAATGCCGGGTTGAGTTAGTGGCAACAGCGCCTTCTTATTGAAAATTTGTTGCATTAATCTCCGAGCTTGGGTATCTTAGTAAAAACGAGAGTCAATAGCAATGACAGACTTGTCGCGGTGAAGTCGAGCTAAGAAAATTACCAAAGCGTGCTGAAACCTTGGCTGGCAGGGGCTTTTGGCCTTTCGCTCTCCTACTCTCTCGGCACCTGCAAGCGCCTAGTCTAGAGTTAATTTCAATAAGTTCAGGCCCCCTGGGGTCACCGCTATGGAGAGTCAGTCGAGTTAATATGCAAGCTTTAAAGTCAGACTACGCCGAGTTCGGGCCCGACCTGTACACCATTGCCCCAGCCAAAACCGTAGTTGAACTGGACCGCATCAATCGGTGGACGGTCTACCATCGCCTGCAAGCATTGGGTCTGGCCTGTGATTGCGGCTGCGATCGCCCCCTGAGCGTCGCGATCGATACCCCCGCTGCCGCTCTACAAGTCTGGAGCGTGGTGCAGGCCACCACCCAATCAAAGCTCTCTCTCACTGACCACCTGGAGCGCTGCTGGCAGCAAAGGAGCCTGCGATGAAAACCCTAGAGCTGGCGGCTTTCGTAGGAGAGGATGAAGAGGGCTTTGGTCAGGGTGCGATCGAGAGTGGGTTCGTTTTTGAGCCCTTCGAACAGCACCTTGAGGGCCAGCAGCAGAGAGGTGACCTGGCCAGGAATGGGGGGCTTGCCCTGGCGCAGGCAGGCGATAAAGGTGTCGGGCAGGTCGGCGCTGGTGCCAAGGGTTTGGCGGACCACAAATTCGCGAGCGGTTTCAAAATCCATAGGGATAACGGTCACTGAATAGGGTAACCGACGCTATATCTGCCTCAGTCTACCGCCTAGTCTGGATTTGAGCGCCAGGGATAGCCAAATCGAGGGGGAACCCTGGAACCGTGGGGCGCGATCGCCCTGCTCCACCATCTGTTACGGTTTCGTTGCAATCGGGCATGACAGTCCACCGAAGCCTCCGGCGGCACCCAGTCGCCCCGCTCCGCCGGTCGCCCCAACCGAGGCCAGCAGCGAAACCGTCGAGCGTCCCACTGCCTCACCGGTCAAACCCAAGCCCGAGCTGGTCAGCCCGGTATCGCGATCGCGCCCCGAACTAGAGGATCGCCCCGCCGATGCGCCAACCGAGGCCGCCCGTCCTCCTCGGCCAGTAATTCGCCGCGATCGCAGCAGCAGTCCCGACCGCCCGGTAGAAGGAGCTGCCCGTCCCACGATTCCCATTCGCGAAATCGACGCCGACGAGGACGTTCCCCGGCTGAAGCCCAAGCCCAAACTGCGGCGCCCCAATGCCGACGCCGAAACGGCCAGGGCCGAAACGGCCGCCCGCACCGAGACTCCCGGCGCTACCGACTCCATCTCTGTGCTGGGGGTCGGCGGACTCGATGAGTCCCAGCCGCGCCGTCCCTCGCCGCCGCGCCACAAGCGCGAAGAGCGCGAGGACGAGGATGACGATCAAAAGATGCGGGAAAAAGCCAGTAAGGCTGGCAAGACCAAGCGCCGTGGCCAGGGCGTGCTGGGTGAAGACGAAGAAGACCTCGCTCACCCTCTCGCCCCCACCTCACCACCCTCCTCCGCACCCGCCCCCAACTCGCCGCCGCCACCGCTGCGGGCATCGAGACCCTCTACTGCGAGTTTGAGAATCCGGCGACCTACAGGGATGCCGTGGACTGGTTCCGGGCCAATCGAATCAGCGACGCCCAGACCATCTGGGTGGCACCGCCCCGCATCACCAAGCCGCTGGAGACCTACATTCTGGAGCAGATGAAGCGATCGCAGGCCGATGGCTACCTGGTGCGCAACTACGACCACCTGGCCTACTTTGCGGGCCTGCCCTGCGTGGGAGATTTCTCCCTCAACGTCGCCAATGCCCTGACAGCGGATTACCTGCTGGAGCGCTACGGGCTGGAGCGCGTTACCGCCTCCTACGACCTCAACGCCGAGCAGCTGGTGGATTTGCTGGCCTCTGCGCCACCCGACTGGTTTGAGATCACCCTGCACCAGCACATGCCCATGTTTCACATGGCTAACAGGAGGCTCAATGATATCCTTGCTTGCCACTACAAGATAGTCACGCGATAATTTGCTAAAAGAATCCTGTTCTAGCCGAAGAGCCAAACAGCAATGCAAATTTCTCAAGCCGAATCCCGAATCCTCAAGAAAGTAATTCGTGCTTGGATTGAATCGGAATACAGCGATCTAGAAAAGCTTAATTGCCTCAAGCAAAACATTGATGATTGTGCCTGGAAGTTCGCTAAACGACTTAATTCTGAGATTGGACGGGCGGTGTCGCTTGACTTTATTTTTACAACAATTACAGAGACAATCTTAATCCTTTACCCAGAATATGATGCTAAAGAGCGCAATCGTCAGCAGGTGGAAGATTCAGAACGCAAACTCAGGGATGTATTAAAAGCTGAAGAACAACGTAAACAAAGAGAATTAGATGCCATATGTCGGCGAGAGGAAGAGGAGGAGCGCTGTAAACAAGAAGATATACTTGGCGGTGACATTAATCGGATAAGAGAGATTGTGCGAGATTGTGTTTGTGAATTTCTTGGGGAGGAACCTGGAGAAGAAATAGATGATGAGATCTTTTTCAATTGCTTTTACATCAATGAGTTTAGTAGTGAGCTGAATGACGCACAAGAACTCATTGAGATTAATATAGAAATTGAAGCGGCCCTTGAAGCCGCGATTAAGGGGAAAATTAATTTCCCAAATGAGTTGGCAGTAGGCTCAACGATCAATGAAATTGCTAAAGCTTACAGCTTCTATTTTAAGCACGGTAAATATCCGAAGAAATCTCATTTACATGGTTATGTGGTAGCAATTAGCCAACTAATCTGCCAATTAAAAATAGACGCTAAAATCTTTAAGGAAACATTGAAAAATATGAAAGCAGGAAAGAATTGGGGTGATGGTATCTCCATTTCAGCTGATGGAAGTTCACTATCAAACAAGCAAGAAGCCAATTCAGTGCTTGTAGGCTTTTTCATGAAACATGCACCGCCATGGTCTGGATCGATGAGAGCAAAAAACATAGAAAAACTTATTAGCGCGACTCAGGTTCTGATTGATAGCCCCAACTACTCATCTGACTATGGATATGACGAGATAGAACTGGATAAGGCATAGGGTAGACTTTGGCGACAAAGAATAATTACAGTTTTGTGAAGGCGTTTTGACGTAGCCTGGAGTCGGCAAGCTAAGATATAGGTAGTACCGCTTATTGTTTGCATGAGTGAAGCTGTCTACATCGAAACGAGCATATTAGGCTACCTCACTGCTCGACCCAGCAGAGACCTTGTTGTGGCTGCCAATATTGAGATAACCAGGGAGTGGTGGGATATTCGCCGAAGCAAATTCCAACTTTATACGTCTCAAGCAGTCGTAAAGGAAACTTCTCAAGGCGACGCTCAAATTGCAACTCAGCGACTCGAAATTATTCGTGATTTTGAATTGCTTGAACTGAATCAAGCTGTTCTTGATCTGGCAGAGCAATTTTTGGAACGTAGCAGTCTCCCTTCAAAAGCTGATGTTGATGCTGTTCACATCGCAGCCGCAACAATTCACGAGATGGATTATCTGCTCACATGGAACTGTAAGCACATAGCTAATGCTCAAATTCAGAGGAAGTTAGCAGAGATTAGTCTTGACTCTGGATATGAATTGCCGATTCTTTGTACACCCTATGAACTGCTGGGAGTTTGATTATGTATCAAGATGCAATCGTAGAAGAAATTCACCGAATTCGCGAAGAGTATTCCCGATCATTCAACCATAACTTAAAGGCACTTTTCGCAGATCTGCAAAAGCAACAGGCTGAGGGTGGCAGAAAAGTTGTGAATTTGTCGAGAAGGCGTGGTCTAATCGGGATAGGGAGAATCCTCACGAATCCCCCCTCCCACACCACCCATCGTGCGGCTCCGCAATGGGCGGTTCTCAACCTACCTGCTAGACGAAGTAATAGACTTCTCACCGTAACCCTGGGCGTTCATCCAAAGGTCGCGAATCGAGAGCAATCCCTCTTGTGCTAACCACTCATTGGTCATCCCCGTCTGCGTCGCTAAGGACCGCGACAACCGCCAATATCCTTTCCGGCTTAAGCCCGTCGAGAAGGCGTGTCGTCTCGGTGTCCCCAGTTTGAGCAGGTTGCCAATGCGCGTTCTCGGCCTACGCCACTGTTTCCAGTAGCACATCCGGATTCGACGCCTCAGCCACCCATCTAACTCGGGAATTGGCCCGTACAATTGGGAAATTCCAAAGTAGCCCATCCAACCCCGCAGATAGAGGCTAATCCGCTTCAGCCGATACTCCATCGACACTCGCCACCGCCGCGAGGTTAACCCCCGCAAGCGGTACTTGAGGTCCTGGAAGGCTCGCTCAGACCAAACAATGCGGATTCCCTGGAACGTAAATCCTAGGTATTCCAATCGCTCAATCCGTCGAACCCGGCTTTTCTGCGAATTCACCTTCAGTCGTAACACCTGGCTCAGATAGCGAGTCACGCTCGCCATTACTCGCCTGCCGGCTTGGGCTGATTTGACCAAAATGACCACATCGTCCACATAGCGGGTAAAGCGGTGGCCCCGGCGTTCCAACTCTTGGTCGAGGTCATCCAACAGGATGTTGGCGAGCAGCGGCGACAGGGGCGACCCTTGCGGTGTCCCCCACTCTGGGGCCTGTACTACCCCCTCGACCATGACCCCGGCTCGCAGGTATCGGCCTATCAAGGCTAGCAGGGTCTTATCCCGCACTTTGCGGGCGACTCTTGCCATTTGTCCATCTCTCGGCTCCTATGACTTGCGAGCATTTGGATGGCTGGTTCTCCCACAGGGGACTTTCACCCCATTAGTTCACGCCCATGCTGGGCGTACACAACACGTTGGAGCGGGCGGACGAGAGATCTTGGCGAGGATACAAAGGATACTAGCCGCCGCTCAACTTAGCCGTTAGCTGGCTTCCGGCGGTCCTCAGGGAACAAGCTCCTATGGGTTTCGACGACGCCCTGTTGGGCGGTGGGCCAAGTAGGATGGAAGAAGCCCTACTGCCTTTGTCTGTCGCTATTTCCTATGACTTCAACGCCGATCCATTCAGCCAGCCCAGAGGCGGGGGGCAATGCCACCTACGCCCTACCAGAACTGCTAGCCCCCGCTGGCAACTGGGAGTGCGCTCGGGCGGCCGTGGAAAATGGGGCCGATGCGATTTATTTTGGCCTCGATCGCTTCAATGCCCGCATGCGCGCCGAAAACTTTACCGAGGCCGATTTGCCGAAGTTGATGGCGTTTTTGCATCGGCGGGGGGTGAAGGGCTACGTGACGCTGAACACGCTGGTGTTTCCCGCAGAGCTGGGCGAAGCCGAGCAGTACCTCAAAACTATGATTGCGGCGGGAGTAGATGCGGCGATCGTGCAGGATATCGGCATTTGTCGGTTGATTCGCCACCTGTCGCCGGACTTCCCCATCCACGGCTCTACCCAGATGACGGTGACCAGCGCCGCCGGGGTAGCGTTTGCGAAGGAACTCGGCTGCCAACTGGTGGTGCTAGCGCGGGAGTGCTCGATCAAAGACATCACCAAAATTCAGGCGCAGCTGGGGGAGAAGAACCTTGCCCTGCCCCTGGAGGTGTTTGTCCACGGGGCACTGTGCGTAGCCTACTCGGGCCAGTGCCTGACCAGCGAGGCGCTGGGGGGGCGATCGGCCAATCGGGGGGAGTGCGCCCAGGCCTGCCGCATGCCCTACGAGCTGATCGCCGATGGGGAGCGGGTAGATCTCCAGGATCGCGCCTACCTGCTCAGTCCCCAGGATCTTTCTGGGCTAGCGGTGCTGCCGGAGCTGGTGAAAACCGGGGTGAGCTGCCTGAAGATCGAAGGTCGTCTTAAGGCCCCGGAGTACGTGGCCAACGTGACGCGGGTGTATCGGCAGTCGTTGGATCGGCTGGGGACAGAGTTGGGTCGTGGGTCTGGAGATCGGTTGGCGACACAGGATGAGGGCACGGCGCTGACCCACGCTACAGAAGGTGCGCCATCGCAACATTCCATTATGGGCGCTTCATCCACCCATCCACCCATCCACCCATCCACTCCCCACCCCCCTGCCCCCGACGATCGCTACCGTCTAGAAATGGCCTTCTCCCGCGGCCTCTACACCGGCTGGTTTGAGGGCATCGACAACCAGGCGCTGGTTCACGCCCGGTTTGGCAAAAAGCGGGGAGTGTTTTTGGGCGAGGTAACACGGGTGGATCGGGAAGCGGTGTGGATCCAGGCCCAAGCTCCGATCAAGCCAGGGGATGGGGTAGTGTTTGACGACGGCCACCCGGCGCAAAAGGAGCAGGGCGGGCGGGTCTACCAGGTGGATGTGTTCGGCCACGAGACCCGGTTGCAGTTTGGCCGCGATGCGGTGAATTGGCGGCGGGTCCACGTGGGCGATCGCCTGTGGAAGACCAGCGACCCGGCTCTGGACAAGGAAATTCAGCAGACCTACGGCGGCGACCAGCCCCGCTTTACCCGGTCCATCGCCATCGAGATTCACGGCGGCGTAGGGCAAGAACTGGTGGCGATCGCCCGCGACGGCCAGGGCCACATCGCCCAGGCGGTGTCCACCATGCCGCTGGTGGAAGCCCACTCGAAACCGCTGACAGGCGATCGCCTCACCCAGCAGTTTGGTCGCCTGGGCAACACCCCGTTTCATCTGGAGGCTCTGGACAACCAGCTCCAGGGCCATGTGATGATCCCCGTCAGCGAGCTGAACCGGCTGCGGCGGGAGCTGGTGGAGCAGCTGGAGGAAGTGCGATCGCGCCCCCGCCCCTGGACCCTAAACGAATTGGCATCTTTAGCCGATCTCCTTCCCCCCTCACCCCCTTCCCCCCTCACCCCCTCACCCTCTCGCCCCCACCTCACCACCCTCCTCCGCACCCGCCCCCAACTCGCCGCCGCCACCGCTGCGGGCATCGAGACCCTCTACTGCGAGTTTGAGAATCCGGCGACCTACAGGGATGCCGTGGACTGGTTCCGGGCCAATCGAATCAGCGACGCCCAGACCATCTGGGTGGCACCGCCCCGCATCACCAAGCCGCTGGAGACCTACATTCTGGAGCAGATGAAGCGATCGCAGGCCGATGGCTACCTGGTGCGCAACTACGACCACCTGGCCTACTTTGCGGGCCTGCCCTGCGTGGGAGATTTCTCCCTCAACGTCGCCAATGCCCTGACAGCGGATTACCTGCTGGAGCGCTACGGGCTGGAGCGCGTTACCGCCTCCTACGACCTCAACGCCGAGCAGCTGGTGGATTTGCTGGCCTCTGCGCCACCCGACTGGTTTGAGATCACCCTGCACCAGCACATGCCCATGTTTCACATGGAGCACTGCGTGTTCTGCGCCTTTTTGTCGGATGGCAAAGACTTTCGCGACTGTGGTCGCCCCTGCGAGAGGCAGTCGGTCACGCTGCGCGATCGGGTGGGCACCGAGCACGTGGTCATGGCCGATGCAGGCTGCCGCAACACCGTGTTCAACGGCGTCGCCCAAACCGGGGCGGAGTATGCCCAGCGGCTGATGCAGGCCGGAGCACGACACTTTCGGCTGGAGTTTTTGAATGAAGGGCCAGCGGAGGTGGAGCGGGCGATCGCCCAGTACCGGCAATTGCTGGCCGGAGACATCAGCGGTAGCCAGCTCTGGCGCAGCCTGAAAGTTCAGAGTCAGCTGGGGGTTACTCGGGGCCCTCTGGATTCAAGGCCTAGCAGGGGGTGAGATGGGTCAGGACGTAGCGGAGAATTCAGCCTGAAAAGTTCAAACTGAAGCATCCCGTTTAGTTCACCCATTTAGTTCAATAGGGTGTCGATGTCCTGGTCGCGCAGGTAGCCCACCAGCATGGGGCTGACCCCGGTCACCAGGGTGATAAACACCACAATCACCAGCTGCCCCAGGTTGAGGCCGCCCAGCAAGTCTCCCAAGGCCACGCTGTAGGACTGTTGCGAACCGATAAACCAGGCGTTGCAGGTCAACGACGTCCACAGATCGACAACTAGAGCCATTAGCCACACCAGGCGCAAGACCAGCAGCTGCAGCCCGTAGGCACTGTAGCGCTGTCGCCGCCGCCAGATGGGCCGAGTGGAAAAGTTGAACGCCACCACAATCAGCGTACCGATCACGGCCAGGCTTACCGCCACCAGGTTGCGGCTGTCTAAAATCAGCAAAATGCCCAGCAGGGTGGTGATTAAATCCCACACGGTGCTGAGCTGGAGAGCCGCCATCAGCACCAGTTTGCGGAGACTAGCAGGCTTAGACTCGTTCATAGGGCTACTCCCAAAAACGATAGGGCTGGGCCATAACTGGCACTGAGGCGCACCGATCGACCATCACTGCCGTTCGCAGGATCCCAGTAACGGCAGCGCTTGACCCTACTCTAAGCTCAGAACCTGCGATCGCGCGATCGCCCGATAGGTTTCTTCCCAATTTGTCTCGCCAGCTTACAGTCCCGCGCCCTCACCTGGATCACTCATGCCTGAGTCGGGCCAGCCGGCTATCAGGACCACCGTCGCCAGGTTCGGTAAAATGCTGGGGAATACTGACGTTAACCTGTAGTCCTGGTAGACAGTATGGCGATCAAATCCATTCAGTACGAAACGCTGCTCTCGGTCTGCACTGACCACGACGGCGCGCTAGAACTGCTCAAGCGCCATCGCCCCTACCTGGAGGCCGTACCCAGCATGCGGCGGCCCGAGGAAAGCCTGATTACGCTGCCGTTGCCCAACGTGCGGGTGCGCGAGGCCGTTCACCTGAATCCCCACGGGGCGGGAATGCCGCCCGGCGCAGTGGTAACGCTACCCTGCGATGTCGCCCTGCTGATGTGCGATCCCGAGTGGAAAATCAAAACGGGGGTCGAGATCTTTGTCTACATCCACCGGCCCCAGGAAGATTTTTCGGATTTGCTGATGCGCTGGCGGCACACGCAGATTTTGATCGATCGCGGCTACGAGTGGCTGCTGCCCCAAAAGTACCAGCACCTGCTCAGCGACGGCACCGACAAAAGCCACCCGCTGTTTGTGGTGTTTCCCGAAACGCCAGGGCACATTCTTCAGGGGTTGCAGGGGGCGGGGCTGCCCACGGTCATTCTGCCCTTCGATGCCGAGGTAATGGAACCGGCTGAGACCCCCAGTTCCCTTGACCTGGGCGACATTCCCGAGCTAGACGACATCGACCCCAGCGCCCTAGAGTCCCCCGATGAGTAAGCGCTGGCCTCTCTTTCAGTCCCCGGTCTGGCACTGGGGACGCTGGTTTTTGCTGGGCTTTTTGGCCCTGAGAATCGGCTTTTGGCTGACGGCTTTCCCCAACCCCGACGAAGCCTACTACTGGCTGTGGGGGCAGCGTCCGGGCTTTTCCTACTACGACCATCCGCCGTTTCACGCCTGGGTGCAGGGGCTGTTTTCGGTCCTGGGCCGATCGCCTCTGGTACTGCGGCTGCCCAACGCCATCAGCAGCGGCATACTGGGGCTTACTTTCTACCGCATCTGCCGCTATCTCTACGGCGACCAGGCCCGCGATCGCCTCTGGCTGGTGGTGCTGCTGGGCCTGTCATCGCCGCTGTTTTTCTGGTACCTGGGCCTGGCCTGGCACGACCACTGGCTGGTCACCTTTGCGGTGATCAGCAGCTTTTTGTTTGTGCGCTACGTGGATGAAGCAGTAACCAATCCGGCTGGGAGCGGCAGAGACCTATACGGTGCCGCTCTATTTCTGGGCCTGGCCGGCCTGTGCAAGTACAATGCGCTCTTCGTGGGGCTGGGCTTTTTTGCCCTGGTGGTGAGCGACAAAACGCGGCGGTCGCTGCTGCGCGATCGCCGCCTCTACCTGGCCCTGGGGCTGCTCCTGCTGGTGCTCTCGCCGATCTTGATCTGGAATATCCAGCACGACTTTTTTTCCTTTCGCTTTTACCGCGATCGCACCGCTGGCGGCGGGCTCAGCCTCAGCCTGCTCCAGCCCCTGGTGTTTCTGGCCCTGTGCGGCCTCACCCTCGGCCCCATCCAGACCTGGAGTATTGGCCGATTGATAGGAAATCGGGGACAGACCAACCTCACGCGAAACTCCTGCTACCCCGCCCTGGCCCTGTGGATCTTCGGCCTCTCCACCGCCGCCTTTACGGCCCTGGCTACGGTTTCGGTGGCGCTGTTCTACTGGAACATTCTGGCCTACCCCCTGCTGCTGCCGTTACTGAGCGATCGCTTTTATCGCCAGTGCATAGCGCCGGTGCGGAGGGGCCAACTGGCGATCGCCCAGGGGCTGGGGCTATTTGTGGCAGCGGCTTTGGTGACCTACTATACCGTAATGCCCTTCAGCGTCTTCCTGGACGCGCAGGACCCCGACGGCGCCGCCCTGTTTGGCTGGCCCCAGATCGCCCAGGCGGTCACCGCCCAGGCCGAGACTTTAGAGAATCCCATTCTGCTCACCACCGACTACCGCTCGGCCTCGGCCCTGGCCTACACCCTCAACCGATCCGATGTGCTGGCCATTTCAGGCCGCATCGACCAGTTCGACTTCTGGTACGATGCCCCCGCCCTGGAGGGGCGCAACGCCGTGCTGCTGGGTAACGCCTGGCACCCCATCTGCCCCACCCACCTGGCCATGTTTGATCGGGTCAGCCCACCCCAAACCGTGGAAATTCGCCGCTTTGGTCGGGTGCTACAAACCTACCAGGTGGTGCGCGGCTACGGATTTAGCGCTGGCCCGGAGGGCTATCCCCTCAGCCCCGACTACCCCCTCGCCTTCACCAGCGATGGCGAGCAGTGCGCGCCGTGATGCCAGTCCCCAACCAGCCCAGCGCAGCAGATCTCCCCATTACCCCCACAATCCGCTAAAATAAGGTTGCTCAAGCCCTCAGGTTTGGGTTCCTTTAGCAGCAATGTTTTGGGAGGTGGGTCGAGGCCCACTTTTTTATTGGCTTTATTTTCTGGGTTACATGGC from Leptolyngbya sp. KIOST-1 encodes:
- a CDS encoding GntR family transcriptional regulator; its protein translation is MILSSSPIINRSKSLYEQVYHALRSAILTGDLSPGDRLVETQLAEWLQVSRTPLREALRQLQQDGLVTADVSGGLRGTTITAADAEELYDCRLALEALAVAGACTHATAEQLEAIALCVAQAEGATANSHGSLSPEGLLNVDYQFHHLIAESSGNRRLVSLLDSLFDAMALLRIQTLQQNPNVLDIRLEHRQIYEAILSRNSEVAVSAITQHLRASKTRVVKEIEGHQPVAAVPS
- a CDS encoding type II toxin-antitoxin system HicB family antitoxin: MTQYLIVIEPTETGFSAYSPDLPGCISTGTTRAEVESNMREAIEFHLESLKLEGLDVPQPSTTSAYIEVAA
- a CDS encoding Asr1405/Asl0597 family protein, translated to MQALKSDYAEFGPDLYTIAPAKTVVELDRINRWTVYHRLQALGLACDCGCDRPLSVAIDTPAAALQVWSVVQATTQSKLSLTDHLERCWQQRSLR
- a CDS encoding type II toxin-antitoxin system VapC family toxin, which translates into the protein MAANIEITREWWDIRRSKFQLYTSQAVVKETSQGDAQIATQRLEIIRDFELLELNQAVLDLAEQFLERSSLPSKADVDAVHIAAATIHEMDYLLTWNCKHIANAQIQRKLAEISLDSGYELPILCTPYELLGV
- a CDS encoding reverse transcriptase domain-containing protein; this encodes MARVARKVRDKTLLALIGRYLRAGVMVEGVVQAPEWGTPQGSPLSPLLANILLDDLDQELERRGHRFTRYVDDVVILVKSAQAGRRVMASVTRYLSQVLRLKVNSQKSRVRRIERLEYLGFTFQGIRIVWSERAFQDLKYRLRGLTSRRWRVSMEYRLKRISLYLRGWMGYFGISQLYGPIPELDGWLRRRIRMCYWKQWRRPRTRIGNLLKLGTPRRHAFSTGLSRKGYWRLSRSLATQTGMTNEWLAQEGLLSIRDLWMNAQGYGEKSITSSSR
- a CDS encoding U32 family peptidase produces the protein MTSTPIHSASPEAGGNATYALPELLAPAGNWECARAAVENGADAIYFGLDRFNARMRAENFTEADLPKLMAFLHRRGVKGYVTLNTLVFPAELGEAEQYLKTMIAAGVDAAIVQDIGICRLIRHLSPDFPIHGSTQMTVTSAAGVAFAKELGCQLVVLARECSIKDITKIQAQLGEKNLALPLEVFVHGALCVAYSGQCLTSEALGGRSANRGECAQACRMPYELIADGERVDLQDRAYLLSPQDLSGLAVLPELVKTGVSCLKIEGRLKAPEYVANVTRVYRQSLDRLGTELGRGSGDRLATQDEGTALTHATEGAPSQHSIMGASSTHPPIHPSTPHPPAPDDRYRLEMAFSRGLYTGWFEGIDNQALVHARFGKKRGVFLGEVTRVDREAVWIQAQAPIKPGDGVVFDDGHPAQKEQGGRVYQVDVFGHETRLQFGRDAVNWRRVHVGDRLWKTSDPALDKEIQQTYGGDQPRFTRSIAIEIHGGVGQELVAIARDGQGHIAQAVSTMPLVEAHSKPLTGDRLTQQFGRLGNTPFHLEALDNQLQGHVMIPVSELNRLRRELVEQLEEVRSRPRPWTLNELASLADLLPPSPPSPLTPSPSRPHLTTLLRTRPQLAAATAAGIETLYCEFENPATYRDAVDWFRANRISDAQTIWVAPPRITKPLETYILEQMKRSQADGYLVRNYDHLAYFAGLPCVGDFSLNVANALTADYLLERYGLERVTASYDLNAEQLVDLLASAPPDWFEITLHQHMPMFHMEHCVFCAFLSDGKDFRDCGRPCERQSVTLRDRVGTEHVVMADAGCRNTVFNGVAQTGAEYAQRLMQAGARHFRLEFLNEGPAEVERAIAQYRQLLAGDISGSQLWRSLKVQSQLGVTRGPLDSRPSRG
- a CDS encoding ArnT family glycosyltransferase, producing MSKRWPLFQSPVWHWGRWFLLGFLALRIGFWLTAFPNPDEAYYWLWGQRPGFSYYDHPPFHAWVQGLFSVLGRSPLVLRLPNAISSGILGLTFYRICRYLYGDQARDRLWLVVLLGLSSPLFFWYLGLAWHDHWLVTFAVISSFLFVRYVDEAVTNPAGSGRDLYGAALFLGLAGLCKYNALFVGLGFFALVVSDKTRRSLLRDRRLYLALGLLLLVLSPILIWNIQHDFFSFRFYRDRTAGGGLSLSLLQPLVFLALCGLTLGPIQTWSIGRLIGNRGQTNLTRNSCYPALALWIFGLSTAAFTALATVSVALFYWNILAYPLLLPLLSDRFYRQCIAPVRRGQLAIAQGLGLFVAAALVTYYTVMPFSVFLDAQDPDGAALFGWPQIAQAVTAQAETLENPILLTTDYRSASALAYTLNRSDVLAISGRIDQFDFWYDAPALEGRNAVLLGNAWHPICPTHLAMFDRVSPPQTVEIRRFGRVLQTYQVVRGYGFSAGPEGYPLSPDYPLAFTSDGEQCAP